In Macaca thibetana thibetana isolate TM-01 chromosome 8, ASM2454274v1, whole genome shotgun sequence, one DNA window encodes the following:
- the CTHRC1 gene encoding collagen triple helix repeat-containing protein 1 isoform X1: MRPQGPAASPQRLRGLLLLLLLQLPAPSSASEIPKGKQKAQLRQREVVDLYNGMCLQGPAGVPGRDGSPGANGIPGTPGIPGRDGFKGEKGECLRESFEESWTPNYKQCSWSSLNYGIDLGKIAECTFTKMRSNSALRVLFSGSLRLKCRNACCQRWYFTFNGAECSGPLPIEAIIYLDQGSPEMNSTINIHRTSSVEGLCEGIGAGLVDVAIWVGTCSDYPKGDASTGWNSVSRIIIEELPK; this comes from the exons ATGAGACCCCAGGGCCCTGCCGCCTCCCCGCAGCGGCTCCGAGGcctcctgctgctcctgctgctgcagctgcccgCGCCGTCGAGCGCCTCTGAGATCCCCAAGGGGAAGCAAAAGGCGCAGCTCCGGCAGAGGGAGGTGGTGGACCTG TATAATGGAATGTGCTTACAAGGGCCAGCAGGAGTGCCTGGTCGAGATGGGAGCCCTGGGGCCAATGGCATTCCGGGTACCCCTGGGATTCCAGGTCGGGATGGATTCAAAGGAGAAAAGGGGGAATGTCTGAGGGAAAGCTTTGAGGAGTCCTGGACACCCAACTACAAGCAGTGTTCATGGAGTTCACTGAATTATGGCATAGATCTTGGGAAAATTGCG GAGTGTACATTTACAAAGATGCGTTCAAACAGTGCTCTAAGAGTTTTGTTCAGTGGCTCACTTCGGCTAAAATGCAGAAATGCATGCTGTCAGCGTTGGTATTTCACATTCAATGGAGCTGAATGTTCAGGACCTCTTCCCATTGAAGCTATCATTTATTTGGACCAAGGAAGCCCTGAAATGAATTCAACAATTAATATTCATCGCACTTCTTCTG TGGAAGGACTTTGTGAAGGAATTGGTGCTGGATTAGTAGATGTTGCTATCTGGGTTGGCACTTGTTCAGATTACCCAAAAGGAGATGCTTCTACTGGATGGAATTCAGTTTCTCGCATCATTATTGAAGAACTAccaaaataa
- the CTHRC1 gene encoding collagen triple helix repeat-containing protein 1 isoform X2, protein MWPPGRSITVKLGEKTVSRKLEMNGRGAFQGLICGKYNGMCLQGPAGVPGRDGSPGANGIPGTPGIPGRDGFKGEKGECLRESFEESWTPNYKQCSWSSLNYGIDLGKIAECTFTKMRSNSALRVLFSGSLRLKCRNACCQRWYFTFNGAECSGPLPIEAIIYLDQGSPEMNSTINIHRTSSVEGLCEGIGAGLVDVAIWVGTCSDYPKGDASTGWNSVSRIIIEELPK, encoded by the exons ATGTGGCCGCCCGGTAGGAGCATTACAGTCAAGCTAGGGGAGAAAACAGTTTCCAGGAAACTGGAAATGAACGGCCGTGGTGCTTTCCAGGGGCTCATCTGTGGGAAG TATAATGGAATGTGCTTACAAGGGCCAGCAGGAGTGCCTGGTCGAGATGGGAGCCCTGGGGCCAATGGCATTCCGGGTACCCCTGGGATTCCAGGTCGGGATGGATTCAAAGGAGAAAAGGGGGAATGTCTGAGGGAAAGCTTTGAGGAGTCCTGGACACCCAACTACAAGCAGTGTTCATGGAGTTCACTGAATTATGGCATAGATCTTGGGAAAATTGCG GAGTGTACATTTACAAAGATGCGTTCAAACAGTGCTCTAAGAGTTTTGTTCAGTGGCTCACTTCGGCTAAAATGCAGAAATGCATGCTGTCAGCGTTGGTATTTCACATTCAATGGAGCTGAATGTTCAGGACCTCTTCCCATTGAAGCTATCATTTATTTGGACCAAGGAAGCCCTGAAATGAATTCAACAATTAATATTCATCGCACTTCTTCTG TGGAAGGACTTTGTGAAGGAATTGGTGCTGGATTAGTAGATGTTGCTATCTGGGTTGGCACTTGTTCAGATTACCCAAAAGGAGATGCTTCTACTGGATGGAATTCAGTTTCTCGCATCATTATTGAAGAACTAccaaaataa